Proteins encoded by one window of Xanthomonas sp. DAR 80977:
- a CDS encoding dienelactone hydrolase family protein, giving the protein MNKRWQWGAAVMLGLAAAPVWAAMQAKPVEWKVGKDSFSGVLVYDDADKDKRPGLVMVPNWRGVNASAIDKAKQLAGDDYVVLVADVYGKGKRPANDTEAGQFAGVLKKDPPTLRARALKAVEVLKAQAGSAPLDASRIGAVGFCFGGSTVLELVRAGAPLAGAVSLHGGLSTPAPAAAGSARTPLLVLNGADDKSVSRDDIAAFEQEMNGAGADWQFVNFSGAVHCFAEADANSPPGCQYNPRAAKRAYRMLHDFFEERWD; this is encoded by the coding sequence ATGAACAAGCGATGGCAGTGGGGTGCGGCGGTGATGTTGGGCCTGGCGGCGGCCCCGGTCTGGGCCGCGATGCAGGCCAAGCCGGTGGAATGGAAGGTCGGCAAGGACAGCTTCAGCGGCGTGCTGGTCTACGACGATGCAGACAAGGATAAGCGCCCGGGCCTGGTGATGGTGCCGAACTGGCGCGGGGTCAACGCCTCGGCGATCGACAAGGCCAAGCAGCTGGCCGGCGACGACTACGTGGTGCTGGTGGCCGACGTCTACGGCAAGGGCAAGCGTCCGGCCAACGATACCGAGGCCGGGCAGTTCGCCGGTGTGTTGAAGAAGGATCCGCCGACGCTGCGCGCGCGTGCGCTGAAGGCGGTCGAGGTGCTGAAGGCGCAGGCCGGATCGGCGCCGCTGGACGCGTCGCGGATCGGCGCGGTCGGCTTCTGTTTCGGCGGCAGCACCGTGCTGGAACTGGTCCGTGCCGGCGCGCCGCTGGCCGGCGCAGTCAGCCTGCATGGCGGCCTGTCCACGCCGGCGCCGGCGGCCGCGGGCAGCGCCAGGACGCCGCTGCTGGTGCTCAACGGCGCCGACGACAAGAGCGTGAGCCGCGACGACATCGCCGCCTTCGAGCAGGAAATGAACGGCGCCGGCGCCGACTGGCAGTTCGTCAACTTCAGCGGCGCGGTGCATTGCTTCGCCGAGGCCGACGCCAACAGCCCGCCGGGTTGCCAGTACAACCCGCGCGCGGCGAAGCGTGCCTATCGCATGCTGCACGATTTCTTCGAAGAGCGATGGGATTAG
- a CDS encoding sugar phosphate isomerase/epimerase family protein, whose product MNTPTRRTATLALLFLVALPAFARDAAGPQKPIAVQMYTLRNAGSLDQQLKIVHDAGVGAVETVGTQDVSAVELKRLLDKYSIKAISSHVQLADLRKDLDAAVAFNRSIGNTTLVVPYLDQKDRPTDAAGWTALGKELGQLSKRVRAKGMRLAYHNHDFELVDFDGKTGLELLFAAAGPDLETELDLAWVARAGYDPAVMLGKFKGRMFAVHAKDNAPKGQAEDEGGFAAVGRGVLDWNAILPAAAGAGVRWYIIEHDRPRDPATVIQTGADYLRAHLPASLPAGTHR is encoded by the coding sequence ATGAACACACCGACACGCAGGACCGCGACCCTCGCCCTGCTCTTCCTCGTCGCCCTGCCCGCCTTCGCACGCGACGCCGCCGGCCCGCAAAAGCCCATCGCGGTGCAGATGTACACGCTGCGCAACGCCGGCTCGCTCGACCAACAGCTGAAGATCGTCCACGACGCGGGCGTGGGCGCGGTGGAAACGGTCGGCACGCAGGACGTCAGCGCCGTGGAACTCAAGCGGCTACTGGACAAGTATTCGATCAAGGCGATCTCGTCGCACGTGCAACTGGCGGATCTGCGCAAGGACCTGGACGCCGCAGTCGCCTTCAACCGATCGATCGGCAACACCACGCTGGTAGTGCCTTACCTGGACCAGAAGGATCGGCCAACCGATGCAGCGGGCTGGACCGCATTGGGCAAGGAACTGGGCCAACTCTCGAAGCGGGTGCGGGCCAAGGGCATGCGCCTGGCCTACCACAACCACGACTTCGAGCTGGTCGACTTCGATGGCAAGACGGGCCTGGAGCTGCTGTTCGCAGCGGCCGGCCCCGATCTCGAGACCGAGTTGGACCTGGCCTGGGTTGCGCGCGCAGGCTACGACCCGGCGGTGATGCTGGGCAAGTTCAAGGGCCGCATGTTCGCGGTACACGCCAAGGACAATGCCCCGAAAGGCCAGGCCGAGGACGAGGGCGGCTTCGCCGCCGTGGGCCGCGGCGTACTGGACTGGAACGCGATCCTGCCTGCCGCGGCGGGTGCCGGCGTGCGCTGGTACATCATCGAGCACGACCGTCCGCGCGATCCGGCCACGGTCATCCAGACCGGTGCCGACTACCTGCGTGCACACCTGCCCGCCAGCCTGCCCGCCGGCACGCATCGCTAG
- a CDS encoding nucleoside permease — translation MTHTMSRLGAMMFLQFFIWGAWFVTLGTYLVQGPMQASASQVATAFLSQSIGAILAPFLVGLIADRYFAAQRILAVLHLAGAVLMWLASTATSFGMFFGCVMGYMLLFMPTLALANSVAMRHMQSPEKQFPPVRVAGSVGWIVAGVLIGWLGWEQAHRLELTFRMAAMASLALGLYAFTLPHTPPLARQRDAGLGQILGLDSLRLLKSRSYLVFFLASIAICIPLAFYYNFTNPYLNDLGVRGAAGLQSLGQVSEVLLMLAMPFLFVRLGVKTMLAVGMAAWVLRYAMFAFGDAGGGFSLLVIGIVLHGICYDFFFVTGQIYTDAHAGPAARSSAQGFITLATYGVGMLIGTFLSGAVVEHYTTAAGPDWQRIWLFPAGVALVVLVAFLLLFRDRPAAAVPSTH, via the coding sequence ATGACGCACACCATGTCGCGCTTGGGCGCGATGATGTTTCTGCAGTTCTTCATCTGGGGGGCATGGTTCGTGACCCTGGGCACGTACCTGGTGCAGGGCCCCATGCAGGCCAGCGCGAGCCAGGTGGCGACGGCCTTCCTCAGCCAGTCCATCGGCGCCATCCTGGCGCCATTCCTGGTCGGTCTGATCGCCGATCGCTACTTCGCGGCGCAGCGCATCCTCGCGGTGCTGCACCTCGCCGGCGCGGTGCTCATGTGGCTGGCGTCCACCGCGACGAGCTTCGGCATGTTCTTCGGCTGCGTCATGGGCTACATGCTGCTGTTCATGCCGACGCTGGCGCTGGCCAACAGCGTGGCGATGCGGCACATGCAATCGCCCGAAAAGCAGTTCCCGCCGGTGCGGGTGGCCGGCAGCGTCGGCTGGATCGTGGCGGGCGTGCTGATCGGCTGGCTGGGCTGGGAACAGGCGCACCGGCTCGAGCTGACGTTCCGGATGGCGGCGATGGCATCGCTGGCGCTGGGCCTGTATGCCTTCACCCTGCCGCACACGCCGCCGCTGGCGCGACAGCGCGACGCCGGGCTGGGGCAGATCCTGGGGCTGGACTCGCTGCGGCTGCTGAAGTCGCGCTCCTATCTGGTGTTCTTCCTTGCGTCCATCGCCATCTGCATCCCGCTGGCGTTCTACTACAACTTCACCAACCCGTATCTCAACGATCTGGGCGTGCGCGGCGCGGCCGGGCTGCAATCGCTGGGCCAGGTGTCCGAAGTGCTGCTGATGCTGGCCATGCCGTTCCTGTTCGTGCGGCTGGGGGTCAAGACGATGCTGGCGGTGGGCATGGCGGCGTGGGTGCTGCGCTACGCCATGTTCGCCTTCGGCGATGCGGGCGGCGGCTTCTCGCTGCTGGTGATCGGCATCGTGCTGCACGGCATCTGCTACGACTTCTTCTTCGTCACCGGCCAGATCTACACCGATGCGCATGCCGGCCCCGCCGCGCGCAGCAGCGCGCAGGGGTTCATCACCCTGGCCACGTACGGCGTGGGCATGTTGATCGGCACGTTCCTGTCCGGCGCGGTCGTGGAGCACTACACCACGGCGGCGGGTCCGGACTGGCAGCGGATCTGGCTGTTCCCGGCAGGCGTGGCGTTGGTGGTGCTGGTCGCCTTCCTGTTGCTGTTCCGCGACCGGCCGGCCGCCGCCGTGCCCTCCACGCACTGA
- a CDS encoding hydroxypyruvate isomerase family protein — MSIQSSGPAPAPGFTRRDALRVAVAGSLGLGAAGMLPAFAAAMPRKGSLKHSVARWTFPQQSIAQLCQTVKDIGFAAIDLVGPADWPTLKANGVYSAMCNGAEMGLDKGFAGSQFHDQLVERYTRHIDLVADAGYRNLICFSGNRNGMDPQEGMAHAEAGLKRILGHAEKRGVVLVMELLNSRVDHPDYLCDHSAWGVELCRRIGSDHFGLLYDIYHMQIMEGDIIATIGKHHACFKHYHTAGVPGRHEIGDDQELHYPAICRAIRDTGFDGYLAQEFMPAAPDPVGSLREAIRLCDV; from the coding sequence ATGTCTATCCAATCGAGCGGGCCGGCGCCGGCCCCGGGGTTCACGCGGCGGGATGCGCTGCGCGTTGCTGTCGCCGGGAGCCTTGGCCTCGGCGCTGCGGGCATGCTGCCTGCGTTTGCCGCGGCCATGCCGCGCAAGGGCAGCCTGAAGCATTCCGTGGCCCGCTGGACGTTTCCGCAGCAGTCGATCGCCCAGCTTTGCCAGACGGTGAAGGACATTGGGTTCGCCGCCATCGATCTGGTCGGCCCGGCGGATTGGCCCACGCTGAAGGCGAATGGCGTGTACAGCGCGATGTGTAACGGCGCGGAGATGGGCCTGGACAAGGGCTTCGCCGGCAGCCAGTTCCACGACCAGCTGGTCGAGCGCTACACGCGGCACATCGACCTGGTGGCCGATGCCGGCTATCGCAACCTCATCTGTTTTTCCGGCAATCGCAACGGCATGGACCCCCAGGAAGGCATGGCCCACGCCGAAGCGGGACTCAAGCGCATCCTTGGGCATGCCGAGAAGCGCGGCGTCGTGCTGGTGATGGAACTGCTGAACTCCAGGGTCGATCATCCCGACTACCTGTGCGACCACTCGGCATGGGGCGTGGAGCTGTGCCGGCGGATCGGCTCGGACCATTTCGGCCTGCTGTACGACATCTACCACATGCAGATCATGGAGGGCGACATCATCGCCACCATCGGCAAGCATCACGCGTGCTTCAAGCATTACCACACCGCGGGCGTGCCTGGCCGGCACGAGATCGGAGACGATCAGGAACTCCACTATCCCGCCATCTGTCGCGCGATCCGCGATACCGGTTTCGATGGCTATCTGGCGCAGGAATTCATGCCTGCGGCGCCGGATCCCGTCGGCTCGCTGCGCGAGGCGATCCGCCTCTGCGACGTCTGA
- a CDS encoding polyprenyl synthetase family protein gives MSLAEDLRPALGLPQIQALAAPDMSAADALIRRRLASDVVLINQIAEHIVSAGGKRLRPMLVMLAGRACGGDGPMHHQLAVIVEFIHTSTLLHDDVVDESDLRRGRSTANALWGNAPSVLVGDFLYSRSFQLMVELDSMAVMRLLADTTNRIAEGEVLQLLHVHNPDTDEAAYLRVIERKTAVLFAAGTRLGAMASGASEDVQQRLYDYGMHLGYAFQIADDVLDYTADAADLGKNLGDDLAEGKATLPLIHAMAHADDATRQRLRHIVEQGDAEAMPEVLAAIQASGGLDYSRRRAAEYAAAAERALDGLPESEAVAALRGLARYAVERKH, from the coding sequence ATGAGCCTCGCCGAAGACCTCCGCCCCGCCCTGGGGCTGCCTCAGATCCAGGCGCTGGCCGCGCCCGACATGAGCGCCGCCGATGCCCTGATCCGCCGCCGTCTGGCCTCGGACGTGGTGCTGATCAACCAGATCGCCGAGCACATCGTCTCCGCCGGCGGCAAGCGCCTGCGGCCGATGCTGGTGATGCTGGCCGGGCGCGCCTGCGGCGGCGACGGGCCGATGCACCACCAACTGGCGGTGATCGTCGAGTTCATCCATACCTCCACCCTGCTGCACGACGACGTGGTCGACGAATCGGACCTGCGCCGCGGCCGCAGCACCGCCAACGCGCTGTGGGGCAACGCGCCCAGCGTGCTGGTCGGCGACTTCCTGTACTCGCGCAGCTTCCAGCTGATGGTCGAGCTGGACAGCATGGCGGTGATGCGGCTGCTCGCCGACACCACCAACCGCATCGCCGAGGGCGAGGTGCTGCAGCTGCTGCACGTGCACAACCCGGATACCGACGAGGCCGCCTACCTGCGCGTGATCGAGCGCAAGACCGCGGTGCTGTTCGCCGCCGGCACCCGGCTCGGGGCGATGGCCTCGGGTGCGTCCGAAGACGTGCAGCAGCGCCTGTACGACTACGGCATGCACCTGGGCTACGCGTTCCAGATCGCCGACGACGTGCTCGACTACACCGCCGATGCCGCCGACCTGGGCAAGAACCTGGGCGACGACCTGGCCGAAGGCAAGGCCACGCTGCCGCTGATCCATGCGATGGCGCACGCCGACGACGCCACCCGCCAGCGCCTGCGCCACATCGTCGAACAAGGCGATGCGGAGGCGATGCCGGAAGTGCTGGCGGCGATCCAGGCCAGCGGCGGGCTCGACTACAGCCGGCGCCGCGCCGCCGAATACGCCGCCGCCGCCGAACGCGCGCTGGACGGCCTGCCGGAAAGCGAGGCCGTGGCCGCACTGCGCGGGCTGGCCCGCTACGCGGTCGAACGCAAGCATTGA
- a CDS encoding gluconate 2-dehydrogenase subunit 3 family protein codes for MERRELLKMIVAATGAAMVGLPALVHGQAPAAGAKTLFSAADVGTLDEIAETILPRTATPGAKEAGAGPFMAQFVSDCYTARQQAAFRAGLLEIDKRAGGRFVSLAPQARTKLLRALDAEARKHVVETTDTGTAEMAEAMPHYFTMIKQLAIFSFFTSKVAATEVLRYVAVPGRYDGDMAYAPGTPAWATN; via the coding sequence ATGGAACGCCGCGAACTGCTGAAGATGATCGTCGCCGCCACGGGCGCGGCCATGGTCGGCCTGCCCGCGCTCGTCCATGGACAGGCGCCGGCCGCGGGGGCGAAGACGCTCTTCTCCGCCGCCGATGTCGGCACGCTGGACGAGATCGCCGAGACCATCCTGCCGCGGACCGCAACGCCCGGGGCGAAGGAAGCCGGCGCCGGCCCGTTCATGGCGCAATTCGTCAGCGACTGCTACACCGCCCGGCAGCAGGCGGCGTTCCGCGCCGGCCTGCTCGAGATCGACAAACGCGCCGGCGGCCGCTTCGTGTCGCTGGCGCCGCAGGCGCGCACCAAGCTGCTGCGCGCCCTGGATGCAGAAGCCAGGAAACATGTCGTCGAAACGACCGATACCGGCACCGCCGAAATGGCGGAAGCGATGCCGCATTACTTCACGATGATCAAGCAGCTGGCCATCTTCAGCTTCTTCACCTCGAAGGTCGCCGCGACCGAAGTGCTGCGCTACGTCGCCGTGCCGGGCCGCTACGACGGCGACATGGCCTATGCGCCCGGTACGCCCGCCTGGGCGACCAACTGA
- a CDS encoding single-stranded DNA-binding protein, with amino-acid sequence MARGINKVILVGNLGNDPDTKYTQAGMAITRISLATTSVRKDKDGNQQERTEWHRVVFFGKLGEIAGEYLRKGSSVYVEGSIRYDKYTGQDGVEKYSTDIVADEMQMLGGREGGGGGGMGGGDRPQRSAPPRQERPNQGGGGQDYAPRRQQPAPQQAAPMDDFADDDIPF; translated from the coding sequence ATGGCCCGCGGCATCAACAAAGTCATCCTCGTCGGCAACCTCGGCAACGATCCCGACACCAAGTACACCCAGGCCGGCATGGCGATCACCCGCATCAGCCTGGCCACCACCAGCGTGCGCAAGGACAAGGACGGCAACCAGCAGGAGCGCACCGAATGGCACCGCGTGGTGTTCTTCGGCAAGCTCGGCGAGATCGCCGGCGAGTACCTGCGCAAGGGCAGCTCGGTCTACGTCGAAGGCTCGATCCGTTACGACAAGTACACCGGCCAGGACGGCGTGGAGAAGTACTCCACCGACATCGTCGCCGACGAGATGCAGATGCTCGGCGGCCGCGAAGGCGGCGGTGGCGGCGGCATGGGCGGCGGCGACCGTCCGCAGCGCTCGGCACCACCGCGCCAGGAGCGCCCGAACCAGGGCGGCGGCGGCCAGGACTACGCCCCGCGCCGGCAGCAGCCGGCGCCGCAGCAGGCCGCGCCGATGGACGATTTCGCAGACGACGATATTCCGTTCTGA
- a CDS encoding GMC oxidoreductase has protein sequence MADNHYDAIVVGSGISGGWAAKELTEKGLKVLMLERGRNIEHVKDYVNAMKEVWDFPHHNRPTQAMKADYPVLKRDYGLVENLQGMWANEKESPYTEIKRFDWYRGYHVGGRSLLWGRQSYRLSDLDFQANLKDGIATDWPIRYADIAPWYDYVEKFAGIAGTREGLDVLPDGEFLPPIPLNIVEKDVAARIKKAFGGTRHLIHSRTANITEPKVEQGRVNCQYRNKCILGCPYGAYFSTQSATLPAAMKTGNLTLRPFSIVKEVLYDKDRKRARGVEIIDAESGQTYQYTANVIFLNASSFNSTWLLMNSATDVWDGGLGSSSGELGHNVMDHHFGAGASGRVEGYDDKYYFGRRPCGFYIPRFRNVAADRRGYLRGFGYQGGASRTGWSREIAELNIGADLKDALTLPGEWRIGMTGFGEMLPHHDNTIRLDPQRKDKWGLPVLAMDVSLRANEKAMRKDMAADAAEMFEAAGVKDVQMHDDDYAPGKGIHEMGTARMGRDRSNSVLNQHNQVWDAPNVYVTDGACMTSSACVNPSLTYMALTARAADHAVRELKAGNL, from the coding sequence ATGGCAGACAATCACTACGACGCCATCGTCGTCGGCTCCGGAATCAGTGGCGGTTGGGCGGCGAAGGAACTGACCGAGAAAGGCCTCAAGGTCCTGATGCTGGAACGCGGACGCAACATCGAGCACGTCAAGGACTATGTCAACGCGATGAAGGAGGTGTGGGATTTTCCGCACCACAACCGGCCGACCCAGGCGATGAAGGCCGACTATCCGGTGTTGAAGCGCGACTACGGCCTGGTCGAGAACCTGCAGGGCATGTGGGCCAACGAAAAGGAATCGCCCTACACCGAGATCAAGCGATTCGACTGGTACCGCGGCTATCACGTCGGCGGCCGTTCGCTGCTGTGGGGACGGCAGAGCTATCGCCTGTCGGACCTGGATTTCCAGGCCAACCTCAAGGACGGCATCGCCACCGATTGGCCGATCCGTTACGCCGACATCGCGCCCTGGTACGACTACGTGGAGAAGTTCGCCGGCATCGCCGGCACGCGCGAGGGCCTGGACGTGTTGCCCGACGGCGAGTTCCTGCCGCCGATCCCGTTGAACATCGTCGAAAAGGACGTGGCCGCGCGGATCAAGAAGGCCTTCGGCGGGACCAGGCACCTGATCCACTCGCGCACCGCGAACATCACCGAGCCCAAGGTCGAGCAGGGCCGCGTCAACTGCCAGTATCGCAACAAGTGCATTTTGGGCTGTCCCTACGGCGCCTATTTCTCGACCCAGTCGGCGACGCTGCCGGCGGCCATGAAGACGGGCAACCTGACCTTGCGGCCCTTCTCGATCGTCAAGGAAGTGCTCTACGACAAGGACCGCAAGCGTGCGCGGGGCGTGGAGATCATCGATGCCGAGAGCGGACAGACCTATCAGTACACGGCCAACGTCATCTTCCTCAACGCATCCTCCTTCAACTCGACCTGGCTGCTGATGAACTCGGCCACCGACGTCTGGGACGGCGGGCTGGGCTCCTCGTCCGGCGAGTTGGGGCACAACGTGATGGACCATCATTTCGGCGCCGGCGCCTCCGGCCGGGTCGAGGGCTACGACGACAAGTACTACTTCGGCCGTCGGCCCTGCGGCTTCTACATTCCGCGTTTCCGCAACGTCGCCGCGGACAGGCGCGGCTACCTGCGCGGGTTCGGCTACCAGGGCGGCGCCAGCCGCACCGGGTGGTCGCGCGAGATCGCCGAGCTGAACATCGGCGCCGACCTGAAGGACGCGCTGACCCTGCCGGGCGAATGGCGCATCGGCATGACCGGATTCGGCGAAATGCTGCCTCACCACGACAATACGATTCGCCTGGACCCGCAGCGCAAGGACAAATGGGGGTTGCCGGTGCTGGCGATGGATGTGTCCCTGCGCGCGAACGAAAAGGCCATGCGCAAGGACATGGCCGCCGATGCCGCGGAGATGTTCGAGGCCGCCGGCGTCAAGGACGTGCAGATGCACGACGACGACTACGCCCCGGGCAAGGGCATCCACGAGATGGGCACCGCCCGCATGGGCCGCGACCGCAGCAACTCGGTGCTGAACCAGCACAACCAGGTCTGGGATGCGCCGAACGTCTACGTGACCGACGGCGCCTGCATGACCTCCAGCGCCTGCGTGAATCCCTCGCTGACCTACATGGCGCTGACCGCACGGGCAGCGGACCATGCGGTGCGCGAACTGAAAGCGGGGAACCTGTGA
- a CDS encoding 3-keto-disaccharide hydrolase → MTRPLLMAACLLAAAPAFAQASDDPARDPKKTEVWKPVPAMVATPPGGAPSDAIVLFDGKDLSAWESEQGGRVPWSVADGALTVVPGSKGIRTRQRFCDIQLHVEWRTPTATRGFEGQQRGNSGIFLQELYELQVLDSYNNPTYANGQAGAIYKQAIPLVNASRAPGQWQAYDIIWKAPRFSQGGGLTSPARITVLHNGVLVQDDTVLSGKTEYIGAPSYSPHACAPISLQEHDSKVSYRNIWVREL, encoded by the coding sequence ATGACCAGACCCCTCCTGATGGCGGCCTGCCTGCTGGCCGCGGCGCCTGCGTTCGCGCAGGCCAGCGACGACCCCGCGCGCGATCCGAAGAAGACCGAGGTGTGGAAACCCGTGCCCGCGATGGTGGCCACGCCCCCGGGCGGCGCGCCCTCCGACGCGATCGTGCTGTTCGACGGCAAGGATCTCTCCGCCTGGGAGTCGGAGCAGGGCGGACGTGTGCCCTGGAGCGTCGCCGACGGCGCGCTGACCGTGGTCCCGGGGAGCAAGGGCATCCGCACCAGGCAGCGCTTCTGCGACATCCAACTGCATGTCGAGTGGCGCACGCCCACCGCGACCCGGGGGTTCGAAGGCCAGCAGCGAGGCAACAGCGGCATCTTCCTGCAGGAGCTGTACGAGCTGCAGGTGCTCGACAGTTACAACAATCCGACCTATGCCAATGGCCAGGCCGGCGCAATCTACAAGCAGGCCATTCCGCTGGTGAACGCGTCGCGTGCGCCAGGCCAGTGGCAGGCCTACGACATCATCTGGAAGGCGCCCCGCTTCTCGCAGGGGGGCGGGCTCACCTCACCCGCCCGCATCACCGTCCTCCATAACGGCGTGCTGGTGCAGGACGACACCGTGCTGTCGGGCAAGACCGAGTACATCGGCGCGCCTTCGTACTCGCCGCATGCGTGCGCGCCGATCTCCCTGCAGGAGCACGATTCCAAGGTCAGCTACCGCAACATCTGGGTGCGCGAGCTGTAG
- a CDS encoding Gfo/Idh/MocA family protein, translating into MSKLGIAIVGTGMIGAVHRRAALLAGAQVRGIAASSPQRARDVAQSWDVPRAYRDIEDVVADPQVQVVHVCTPNHLHRAMAQAALEAGKHVICEKPLATTLEDAQALAALAAATGLVATVPFVYRYHPVVREARARIAQGELGPLRLIHGSYLQDWLLDPASNNWRVDPALGGASRVFADIGSHWCDLVEWVGGERFVEVSAAFATVIAERGALTGQSFSTPTAGGAMQAVSSEDVAAAMFRTGAGTLASLTVSQVSAGRRNRLWFEIDGARASVAFDQEDAERLWIGLPDQREETFVRGPGAGSAEQRRLSVLPAGHAQGYGNCFEAFVADTYRAIQGERPEGLPTFDDGVRSALIVDRVITSARTRGWTSID; encoded by the coding sequence ATGAGCAAGCTTGGAATCGCCATTGTCGGCACGGGCATGATCGGCGCCGTGCATCGTCGCGCGGCGCTGCTGGCCGGTGCCCAGGTGCGCGGCATCGCCGCCTCTTCCCCGCAACGCGCACGCGACGTGGCCCAGTCATGGGATGTGCCGCGCGCTTATCGCGACATCGAGGACGTGGTGGCAGATCCGCAGGTGCAGGTCGTGCACGTCTGCACGCCCAACCATCTGCACCGCGCCATGGCGCAGGCGGCGCTGGAAGCCGGCAAGCACGTGATCTGCGAAAAGCCGCTGGCCACGACGCTGGAAGACGCCCAGGCATTGGCGGCATTGGCCGCCGCGACCGGGCTGGTCGCCACGGTCCCCTTCGTCTACCGCTACCACCCGGTGGTCCGCGAGGCGCGCGCACGCATCGCGCAGGGCGAGCTGGGGCCATTGCGCCTGATCCACGGCAGCTACCTGCAGGACTGGCTGCTGGACCCCGCCAGCAACAACTGGCGCGTGGACCCGGCGCTGGGCGGCGCCTCGCGCGTGTTCGCCGACATCGGCTCGCACTGGTGCGACCTGGTGGAATGGGTCGGCGGCGAGCGTTTCGTCGAGGTCAGCGCGGCGTTCGCGACCGTGATCGCCGAGCGCGGCGCCCTCACCGGGCAGAGCTTCAGCACGCCGACGGCGGGTGGCGCGATGCAGGCGGTCTCGAGCGAGGACGTGGCCGCGGCGATGTTCAGAACCGGCGCAGGCACGCTGGCGTCGTTGACAGTCAGCCAGGTCTCGGCGGGACGCCGCAATCGCCTCTGGTTCGAGATCGACGGCGCCAGGGCCAGCGTGGCGTTCGACCAGGAGGACGCCGAACGGCTGTGGATCGGCCTGCCCGACCAGCGCGAGGAAACCTTCGTGCGCGGGCCGGGTGCCGGCAGTGCCGAACAACGCCGGCTGTCGGTGTTGCCGGCCGGGCACGCGCAGGGCTACGGCAATTGCTTCGAGGCGTTCGTCGCCGACACCTATCGCGCCATCCAAGGCGAGCGGCCGGAAGGCCTGCCCACCTTCGACGACGGGGTGCGCTCGGCGCTGATCGTCGATCGCGTCATCACATCGGCCAGAACGCGCGGCTGGACATCCATCGATTGA
- a CDS encoding c-type cytochrome yields the protein MKTILTMAAALLGATLATTAWSKDEPTAGAQLYATHCTACHGANRAGVPPTFPALTDVGKRLQPAQIKEKISKGGGLMPPFPQLSQQEVDDLASFLAQ from the coding sequence TTGAAAACGATCCTGACGATGGCCGCGGCGCTGCTGGGGGCGACGCTTGCGACCACGGCGTGGTCCAAGGACGAGCCGACGGCCGGCGCGCAGCTCTACGCAACACACTGCACGGCCTGCCACGGCGCCAATCGCGCGGGCGTCCCGCCCACGTTCCCCGCGCTCACCGACGTGGGCAAGCGGCTGCAGCCCGCGCAGATCAAGGAGAAGATCAGCAAGGGCGGCGGGTTGATGCCGCCCTTTCCCCAGCTGTCGCAACAGGAGGTCGACGACCTCGCCAGCTTCCTGGCGCAATAG